A single genomic interval of Candidatus Binataceae bacterium harbors:
- a CDS encoding NUDIX hydrolase, with translation MPKPVCPPIAADVIAEVGDTIVFIERKNIPHGWAFPGGFVEFGETVEAAAIREAREEISLEVELRALLGVYSRPDRDPRGQTITVVYIGRGKGEPRGADDAKSARLFSPAAPPAPLAFDHAEILADYLRFIRTGKLPEPWRR, from the coding sequence ATGCCCAAGCCGGTTTGTCCCCCGATTGCCGCCGACGTGATCGCCGAAGTCGGCGACACGATCGTGTTTATCGAGCGCAAGAATATCCCGCACGGCTGGGCCTTCCCCGGCGGTTTTGTCGAATTCGGCGAGACCGTCGAGGCCGCCGCGATCCGCGAAGCGCGCGAGGAGATTTCACTCGAAGTGGAATTGCGGGCGCTGCTCGGAGTCTATTCGCGGCCCGATCGTGATCCGCGCGGCCAGACGATTACCGTCGTCTATATCGGGCGGGGTAAGGGCGAGCCTCGCGGCGCCGACGACGCGAAGTCGGCGCGGCTGTTTTCACCTGCGGCGCCGCCCGCGCCGTTGGCCTTCGATCACGCGGAAATCCTTGCCGACTATCTGCGCTTCATCAGAACCGGTAAGCTCCCGGAGCCTTGGCGCAGGTGA
- a CDS encoding LLM class flavin-dependent oxidoreductase produces the protein MIKFGYVMGFRNPRGLSKLSDADFYSAMFEQIEYLDRAGFETIWTTEHHFVEDGYLSSVMPMMAAMAARTKRVKVGSFVLLGPFYHPLRLAEDAALIDVISNGRLRLGIGVGYRLEEFEILQVPIKERLGRTLEGIEIMKRAWTGERFSFAGKYFNFKNALVRPKPVSLKGPELLWGGMAPKSIKRSAQMDLGFACNLGAAEINQYHDALRELGKDPRGYSVINTRQVYVADSEDQAWAEIEPGLMYQMKLYGEWLSAGGIAGSSVYRPDAEALRKSSILGPPHRVIGQLKELVAHVPMTELAIMIQQPGLDPKLAMRSLQRFSTEVLPVLNQQ, from the coding sequence ATGATCAAATTCGGCTATGTCATGGGCTTTCGCAATCCGCGCGGGCTCTCGAAGCTCAGCGACGCCGATTTCTACTCGGCCATGTTCGAGCAGATTGAATACCTCGATCGCGCCGGCTTCGAGACCATCTGGACCACCGAGCATCACTTTGTCGAGGACGGCTACCTCTCGTCGGTGATGCCGATGATGGCCGCGATGGCGGCGCGCACCAAACGGGTCAAGGTCGGCAGCTTCGTTCTGCTCGGACCATTTTATCATCCGCTGCGGCTGGCCGAGGACGCCGCGCTGATCGACGTCATCTCGAACGGCCGCCTGCGGTTGGGAATCGGCGTCGGCTATCGTCTTGAAGAGTTCGAAATTCTGCAGGTGCCGATCAAAGAGCGGCTCGGCCGGACGCTCGAAGGAATCGAGATCATGAAGCGGGCCTGGACCGGCGAGCGCTTCAGCTTTGCCGGCAAGTACTTCAATTTCAAAAATGCGCTGGTCCGTCCGAAACCGGTGAGCCTGAAGGGTCCCGAACTCTTGTGGGGCGGGATGGCGCCAAAATCGATCAAACGCAGCGCACAGATGGACTTGGGCTTCGCCTGCAATCTCGGCGCCGCGGAAATCAACCAATATCACGATGCCCTGCGCGAGCTCGGCAAGGATCCGCGCGGCTACAGTGTGATCAACACCCGCCAGGTCTATGTTGCGGACAGCGAGGATCAAGCCTGGGCGGAGATCGAGCCCGGCCTGATGTACCAGATGAAGCTCTACGGGGAGTGGCTGAGCGCCGGCGGGATCGCGGGTTCGAGCGTCTATCGCCCGGACGCCGAGGCGCTGCGGAAGAGCTCGATTCTTGGCCCGCCACATCGAGTTATCGGCCAGCTAAAAGAACTGGTCGCGCACGTACCCATGACTGAACTCGCGATCATGATCCAGCAACCGGGACTCGACCCGAAACTGGCGATGCGCTCGCTCCAGCGCTTCAGCACCGAGGTCCTGCCGGTCCTGAACCAGCAATGA
- a CDS encoding alcohol dehydrogenase catalytic domain-containing protein has product MKVARLYDFGDIRVEESARPEVGSDDLLVRARACGICSGDIMPWYIRRKAPLVLGHEPVGVVEETGAAVRGFSRGDRVFVHHHAPCFNCTSCRRGEYVQCPTWRATKLTPGGMAEYFIVATANQRDTFKLPDAIDDLNGVLIEPAACVVKSLRRSGLRAGESILVIGLGIMGMMHVRIARHLGAGLIIGADLFETRARRAQELGADRGIVVSGNNLAEQVSEITSGAMADVVIVGPGTSAAIASAIAVAGKGATVVQFTATPPEDELTVRPHDLYFNETRLVPSYSCGPDDTREALALIERGVISARELVTHQFPLQAAPEAFAQAQKPESLKVVVTFP; this is encoded by the coding sequence ATGAAAGTTGCGCGATTGTATGATTTTGGCGATATCCGGGTTGAAGAGAGCGCGCGGCCCGAGGTTGGCAGCGACGACCTTCTCGTGCGTGCGCGCGCCTGCGGCATCTGCTCTGGCGACATCATGCCCTGGTACATCCGGCGCAAAGCGCCGCTGGTGCTGGGCCACGAACCGGTCGGCGTGGTCGAGGAGACGGGCGCGGCGGTGCGCGGTTTCAGCCGCGGGGATCGCGTTTTCGTGCATCATCATGCGCCCTGCTTCAACTGCACATCATGCCGACGCGGCGAATATGTGCAATGCCCCACCTGGCGCGCGACCAAGCTGACGCCGGGCGGGATGGCCGAATATTTCATCGTCGCCACGGCCAATCAGCGCGACACTTTCAAGCTCCCCGATGCGATCGATGATCTGAACGGCGTTCTGATCGAGCCGGCCGCGTGCGTGGTCAAGTCGCTGCGGCGCTCGGGGCTGCGCGCGGGCGAATCGATCCTGGTGATCGGGTTAGGGATCATGGGCATGATGCACGTGCGGATCGCACGCCATCTGGGCGCGGGTCTGATTATCGGGGCCGATCTTTTCGAGACGCGGGCGCGGCGCGCCCAGGAACTCGGCGCCGACCGCGGAATCGTCGTCAGCGGCAACAACCTGGCCGAGCAGGTCAGCGAGATCACCAGCGGCGCGATGGCCGATGTCGTCATCGTGGGTCCGGGAACGTCTGCGGCAATCGCCTCAGCGATCGCCGTGGCGGGTAAAGGGGCAACGGTCGTGCAGTTCACCGCGACGCCGCCGGAAGACGAATTAACCGTACGTCCGCACGATCTCTACTTCAACGAGACCCGGCTGGTTCCGAGCTATTCGTGCGGTCCCGACGATACCCGCGAAGCTCTGGCCCTGATCGAGCGCGGGGTGATCAGCGCGCGGGAATTGGTCACTCATCAGTTCCCGCTGCAGGCCGCGCCGGAGGCCTTCGCGCAGGCGCAGAAGCCCGAATCACTCAAGGTCGTGGTGACCTTTCCGTGA